From the Brassica napus cultivar Da-Ae chromosome A8, Da-Ae, whole genome shotgun sequence genome, one window contains:
- the LOC106381660 gene encoding 60S ribosomal protein L15-1-like: protein MGAYKYVSELWRKKQSDVMRFVQRVRCWEYRQQPSIVRLVRPTRPDKARRLGYKAKQGFVVYRVRVRRGGRKRPVPKGIVYGKPTNQGVTQLKFQRSKRSVAEERAGRKLSGLRVVNSYWLNEDSTYKYYEIILVDPAHNAIRNDPRINWICNPVHKHRELRGLTSEGKKNRGLRGKGHNNHKNRPSRRATWKKNNSLSLRRYR, encoded by the exons ATGG GGGCGTACAAGTACGTGTCTGAGCTATGGAGGAAGAAGCAGTCGGATGTGATGAGGTTTGTTCAGAGGGTTAGGTGCTGGGAGTATCGCCAGCAGCCTTCCATTGTTCGTCTTGTTCGTCCCACTCGTCCCGACAAAGCCCGTCGTCTCGGCTACAAGGCCAAGCAG GGGTTTGTTGTCTACCGTGTGCGTGTTAGACGTGGAGGTCGCAAGAGGCCTGTTCCCAAGGGTATTGTCTATGGTAAACCCACAAACCAGGGAGTGACACAGCTCAAATTCCAGCGCAGTAAGAGATCTGTTGCTGAGGAACGTGCTGGTCGCAAACTTAGTGGCCTTAGGGTCGTTAACTCCTACTGGCTCAACGAG GACTCTACCTACAAGTATTACGAGATTATACTTGTGGACCCTGCACACAATGCCATCCGAAATGATCCGAGGATCAACTGGATCTGCAACCCAGTGCACAAGCACAGAGAACTCAGAGGGCTCACCTCAGAAGGAAAGAAGAATCGTGGTCTTCGTGGAAAGGGTCACAACAACCACAAGAACAGACCTTCCCGCAGGGCTACCTGGAAGAAGAACAACTCTCTATCTCTCCGTCGTTACCGGTGA